Within the Sphingobium baderi genome, the region TGACGACGGCGCGCTATTATACGCCTTCGGGCCGGTCCGTGCAGGAAGGCGGGATCGAGCCGGACATCAAGGTGCCGCAGCTTTCCGACCCGGACTATAAGAACCGCCCCAAATTCCGCGAGAGCGACCTGCGCCGTCACCTCATCAACGAGATCAAGACGGACAATGCCGCGCTGGAGGAGGATATCAAGGACGATCCCCGCTTCACCGCGACGGCGGAGGAATTGAAGAAGAAGGGGATCGAGGACTTCCAGCTCGATTATGCGCTCAAGACGATCTCCCGGCTGGCGTCCACGCCCCATGCGGCGATCGCGCAGAGCGCAGCGGTGAGGAAACCCGCGAGCCGGTAAAGACGACCTGATGTGCGCGGCATGGCGCCGTCGCGTCATGCCGCCCTCGTCCTTGATTCTATCGGGCCGGGAGACGGTTTCGGACGGCTTGATCGCCCTGCCCCTCACTTGGGATCGGCGCTGATTTTCAATCCCGTGAAGCGCGCGGCGAAGGCGTAGCTGTCGGCATATTCGTCGATCAGCTTATCGATCGGCTTGCCCGCGCCATGGCCCGCCCGACTTTCCACGCGCAGCAGGCGGGGCCGCTCACCCAGATCCGCGGCTTGGAGCGCGGCGGCATATTTGAAGCTGTGCGCGGGGACGACCCGGTCGTCAGTGTCCGCCGTCGTCACCAATATGGCGGGGTAATCCCTGCCGCCCCGGATGTTGTGATAGGGCGAATAGCCGTAGAGCAGGTGGAAATCCGCTTCATTGTCCGGCGATCCATAATCGTCCACCCAATAACGCCCGGCGGTGAAGCGGTTGAAGCGCAGCATGTCCATCACCCCCACGGCGGGCAGCGCGGCGGCGAACAGGTCGGGACGCTGGTTCACCACCGCGCCGACCAGCAGGCCGCCATTGGAGCGCCCCTCGATCGCGAGGCCGTCCTGCGGGGTGAAGCCATTGGCTTTCAGATATTCGGCGGCGGCGATGAAATCGTCAAAGACATTCTGCTTGTTGGCAAGGCGGCCCGCATCGTGCCATGCCTTGCCATATTCGCCCCCGCCGCGCAGTGCCGCGATGGCATAGGCCCCGCCCTGCTCCAGCCACGCCATGCGCGTAGCCGAATAGCCGGGCGTCAGCGTGATGTTGAAACCACCATAGCCGTAAAGGATCGTCGGCACGGCAATGGCGTGATCGGCCAGCGTCTTCTTGCGGATGATGGTGAGGGGGATCAGCGTGCCGTCCTTTGACGGATAGCTGCGTTGTTCGACGCCATAATCATCCGGGTCGAAGGGCAGGTCCGGCAAGGCGAAGGGCTGGATTTGCCGGGTCGCCGTGTCGAAGCGATAGATACCCGGCGGCCGCGTAAAGCCGGAAAAGCTGAAGAAGGTTTCGGGGTCGCCGTCCCGCCCGCTAAAGCCCGCAGCCGTGCCCATGCCCGGCAGCGGCACGTCGCCGACGCGGCGGCCATCCAGTTCCACCATCTCCGCGACCGTCTGCGCGTCGTTCAGATAGGCGAGGATCAGGCGGTTGCCGACCAGCGATGCGCCCGCCAGCGTGTCACCGCGTTCGGGGATGACTTCTCGCGGCCTCCTGCGCGGATGCCGGGCGTCGAGGGAGACGAGGCGGAAATGCGCCGCACGATTGTCGGTGATGAAATAGAGCAGCGATCCCCTGCTGCCAATCAGCCGCCAGTCATCATCGAGGCCCCGGATCAGGGTACGAAGCTTCGGCGGGCCGCCGTCGAGCGCGGCGATATGCAGTTCGCGGCGGGAATCGATGCCCTGGAAGGAACTGACGATCAGCCATTGTCCGTCACTCGTCACCTGCGCGCTGTGCCTCAGCGTCGGGCGCGAAGGCGTGGCGTAGACGATCTGGTCCTGCGCCGGATCAGTGCCGAGGCGGTGGTAGCGGACCTGCTGATTTTCACTGGCGGAGCGATAGGTCTGGCCGTCTGCCGGCGCGGCGAAACAGGAGTAGAAAAAGCCCTCACCCCGGCCATCCCACGCCAGCTGGGAGAATTTGACCCAGGGGATGCTGTCGGGCAGCCGCTTGCCGGTGGCGACATCCAACACCCTGAGCGTCCGCCAGTCGCTACCCGCCTCCTGCACGGCGTAGAGCAGCCAGCGGCCATCGGGCGAAGGCTGCCATTCGGCAAGCGCGCTGGCGCCGTCTTCCGCCCAGCCATTGGGGTCGAGCAGGAGCCGTTCCTTGCCGCCGAGGCCTTCGCGGACATAGAGGGGGGTCTGGTTCTGAAGACCCTTGTTATAGCCGTAGAAATAGAGGCTGCCCGCCTTGCGCGGGACAGTGTAGCGGCCATGGGCGAAAAGCGCCTGCATGCGTTTGCGTAGAATATCGCGGCCGGGAAGCGCATCGATAGTGCGACGGGTCAGCGCGTTTTCACGGGCGACCCAGTCGCGGACGGCAGGGTCGGTCCGCAGGTCGTTTTCCAGCCAGCGGTAGGGATCGGCGACCCTCACGCCGAAATGGTCCTCCACCCGATCCTCTCGCAAAGCGACGGGATAGGAGAGGCCGCGCGCGGCCGTATCGAAGGTCGAGGGACTGGGACCGGCGCGAAGGGGACCGGCCGCCAGCAGCAGAAGCAGCGACAGGGTTAGGCCGACTGCCCTGGGGGCGCGAAGCAGGGACATCCTCTCGACTCGGGTCACATAAGAAACAGGCCGCGGTTTCATGCGAAACCACGGCCTGTCCGTAACGCTATCATGCGCCGCCGGAAAGCGGCTTGATATTATGCGGCTTCCAGCTCGTCCGCGTCGGCGCTCTGGACTGGACCGGAATCCTTGCCCTTGGCATCAACGTCGCGGTCGACCAGTTCGATGATCGCGATCGGCGCGGCGTCCGAAGCCCGGAAACCGGCCTTGATGACGCGGGTATAGCCGCCATTGCGATCCTTGTAACGCTCGGCCAGAACTTCGAAGAGCTTGGTCAGCTGCGTGTCGTCCTGAAGGCGAGCATGGGCCAGACGGCGGTTCGACAGGCCACCCTTCTTGGCGAGGGTGATGAGCTTTTCGACGTAGGGACGCAGTTCCTTCGCCTTGGGCGTGGTGGTCAGAATCTGCTCATGCTTGATGAGCGAAGCCGCGAGGTTGCGGAGCAGCGCATTACGATGCCCGGCGCTGCGCTGCAGCTTGCGATGACCGATCTTGTGACGCATTTTGTCTTCCTTCGTTCGTTAAGGGGCCGTTTCAGGTACCCCAGACCAGGCACAGTCAAGGTCGTGCCCATCACCTTGGTCCGTTCGTTTCGCGCTTGCCGTTTCTCGACTTCGCTTCGAAACGAACGGGAGATCGGTTTTAGCCGAGCAGCTCCTGTTCGAGCTTCTTGGCCATTTCCTCGATATTTTCCGGCGGCCAGCCGGGGATGTCCATGCCCAGACGCAGGCCCATGGACGACAGCACTTCCTTGATTTCGTTCAGCGACTTGC harbors:
- the rplQ gene encoding 50S ribosomal protein L17, which gives rise to MRHKIGHRKLQRSAGHRNALLRNLAASLIKHEQILTTTPKAKELRPYVEKLITLAKKGGLSNRRLAHARLQDDTQLTKLFEVLAERYKDRNGGYTRVIKAGFRASDAAPIAIIELVDRDVDAKGKDSGPVQSADADELEAA
- a CDS encoding prolyl oligopeptidase family serine peptidase is translated as MSLLRAPRAVGLTLSLLLLLAAGPLRAGPSPSTFDTAARGLSYPVALREDRVEDHFGVRVADPYRWLENDLRTDPAVRDWVARENALTRRTIDALPGRDILRKRMQALFAHGRYTVPRKAGSLYFYGYNKGLQNQTPLYVREGLGGKERLLLDPNGWAEDGASALAEWQPSPDGRWLLYAVQEAGSDWRTLRVLDVATGKRLPDSIPWVKFSQLAWDGRGEGFFYSCFAAPADGQTYRSASENQQVRYHRLGTDPAQDQIVYATPSRPTLRHSAQVTSDGQWLIVSSFQGIDSRRELHIAALDGGPPKLRTLIRGLDDDWRLIGSRGSLLYFITDNRAAHFRLVSLDARHPRRRPREVIPERGDTLAGASLVGNRLILAYLNDAQTVAEMVELDGRRVGDVPLPGMGTAAGFSGRDGDPETFFSFSGFTRPPGIYRFDTATRQIQPFALPDLPFDPDDYGVEQRSYPSKDGTLIPLTIIRKKTLADHAIAVPTILYGYGGFNITLTPGYSATRMAWLEQGGAYAIAALRGGGEYGKAWHDAGRLANKQNVFDDFIAAAEYLKANGFTPQDGLAIEGRSNGGLLVGAVVNQRPDLFAAALPAVGVMDMLRFNRFTAGRYWVDDYGSPDNEADFHLLYGYSPYHNIRGGRDYPAILVTTADTDDRVVPAHSFKYAAALQAADLGERPRLLRVESRAGHGAGKPIDKLIDEYADSYAFAARFTGLKISADPK